Genomic DNA from Porites lutea chromosome 4, jaPorLute2.1, whole genome shotgun sequence:
TCATGTTCAGTTACTTGCCTTGTGTTGTGTCTTACTTCGGCGAACTGATCTCTTTTTCGGCAGAAAGTGGTTCATTAGATAGTGAAATCAGTCAGTCACTTACCTCAGCGAAAGAAAAGCCCCTTCCATCTTCAAAGTCAGGTGAGAGTGTAGCAGATGTTGTAAAACCCGCTACATCCTACGCTAGAAGCGAGACAAGCATCGATTTCTGTGATCATGATTCTGTGTTGAAGCTGTTCGGGCCTTCGGAAATCGTCCACAGTTATTACacttgtaataaaaataattgtttcagCCTAACTGAAAgggagcagaaaaaaaattccgccCTAAAACGAGACCGTTTCAAGCACCAGTGGATAAGAGATGGTAACTTGTCATTTGATTCATGTACTGGCATGTGGTGGGTGATTTGCAAGGAGGAATCAGGTGATGAGAAAGGGGggatgttttgtttgttgtgtaAGAAGCACAATACTGCAAAcctgaaaaacaacagcaaagtaTATAACCTCATACCTGCACAGCGCCTGAAAACAGATGCTCTAAAAGATCATTCAAAAAGTGCTCAGCATGCAGCAGCTGTTCAGGCAGAGATGCTCAGCCGAGTGTCAATTTTTCACAAAGAAGTCGAAGAACAAGTCAAGAGCAAAGATGAAGTCCTACAGAATGCATTTATGTCGGTATACTGGTTGGCTAAAGAAGAGATGGCCAACAAGAAGTTTCTATCACTTCTCACACTTCTCCAAATGCTTGGGCTTGAAAACATGAAGCATTTTCGTCATCGCTCCGCTGGGTCAACTATCGAGATTTTCTTGACTCTAGGCAGAGTACTGAAGCAGAGAGTGGTTGAGGTGCTTAGGAAATCAAAAGCATTTGGTCTATTAGTTGATGAGGTGACGGATATTTCGGTCATGGAACAGTTGATAGGTTTTGCTCAGTATGTCTCTGATGATGGAGAGGCTATGGTGAAATTCCTTTTCGTCGACAATGTTTTGGAGGGCTCCTCTTCCGCCAATGCTGAGACAATCACTAACTGCATTTCTAATAATCTGGACAAATGTGAACTTGACGTTCAGAAGATGATGAGCCTAGTAAGCGATGGCGCCAAAGTAATGACTGGCGAAAGAACAGGTGTGGCTGCCCGACTGAAGCAAATCAACAGCAAGCTAATTAATGTGCACTGTGTCTGTCACAGACTGGCCCTTGCTTGTGCTGGTGCGAGTGATGAGACAAAATACATCACACAAGTCGAAGGAGTCCTTTTGCAACTCTGGAAGTTTTTTGCTAAATCGCCTAAGCGGACTGCTCTTTTGGTGAAAGCACAAGAGTCGTGGCGCAGGATGAAGCTATCGGAAAAAGCAAGGTCTGTTGTGGCGAAAAAGGTGCGGAAAGCTTGCAGAACACGTTGGCTGTCAACAAGCAATGCTGTAGATGGAGTGTATGAAGACTTTGTTCCTATCATACAGGCTATAAATCTCGCAGATGAAAAAGATGGCTTGGCGACGTATGTGCTGTCCAAAATGAAGAGCTTTAAGTTTATTGGTACGATATATATTTTGAAGGCTGTCCTTCCAGAGCTTGCTGCATTAAGCAGAGTATTTCAGCGAGGTACCGTCAACTTTGGCCATATCCTACCAGCTATCACCTACTGACAAGCTAACGAAGATAGCACAAGACGAAACCCCCATTACCCAACTTCAGATTGATATTCAGGAGAATGGACGGCTCGGTACCTGTGAGTTTAAAAGCAATGACCACGAGATACAAGTTCTTCGCAACCTTCTAAAGAAGTACACGCAAGCCCTCAAGGAGAACATTGATTCTCGTTTCAAGGATGCGATGCCAGTGGTCTGTGCATTTGCCATCTTTAATGCAAATGCCATTCCAAACCGTGGAACAGCAGAGTTTTCAAGCTATGGGTCAAAGAAAATCGGCACATTGTCAAACCACTACTTTCCAGGTGACAAGGAAGCTCAGCAGCAAGTGAAAGCAGAGTGGGAGAAGTTAAAATACGATCTTCTTTTGTGGAAAGCGCAGATTCCTCAGGAACTTGACAACATCACCCCAAATGAGTGGAGTCTGAAGAGGCTACTTTCCATGCGCACAGAATATGGCCACTTCTACCCTAAGCTTGTGTGGATTGCAGAAATCATTCTTTCTCTTCCTATGTCAAATGCATGGCCCGAGAGAGGGGCTAGTGCCGTTAAGAGGGTAAAGAGTCGACTCCGTAGCAGTATGACTAATCAGATGTTGGAGGCGCTGCTGCATATCTCCATCAACGGACCACTTGTCAGTGAAGCTGTTGAGGCCTGGAGCAACgcaaagaaaagaaggaaactcCCTCCATCTGCAAATCTAGGTGGCACATCTTGTGGAAACTCGCAGGGTGAAGTTCA
This window encodes:
- the LOC140935318 gene encoding zinc finger protein 862-like, yielding MWWVICKEESGDEKGGMFCLLCKKHNTANLKNNSKVYNLIPAQRLKTDALKDHSKSAQHAAAVQAEMLSRVSIFHKEVEEQVKSKDEVLQNAFMSVYWLAKEEMANKKFLSLLTLLQMLGLENMKHFRHRSAGSTIEIFLTLGRVLKQRVVEVLRKSKAFGLLVDEVTDISVMEQLIGFAQYVSDDGEAMVKFLFVDNVLEGSSSANAETITNCISNNLDKCELDVQKMMSLVSDGAKVMTGERTGVAARLKQINSKLINVHCVCHRLALACAGASDETKYITQVEGVLLQLWKFFAKSPKRTALLVKAQESWRRMKLSEKARSVVAKKVRKACRTRWLSTSNAVDGVYEDFVPIIQAINLADEKDGLATYVLSKMKSFKFIGTIYILKAVLPELAALSRVFQRGTVNFGHILPAITY